From the genome of Triticum aestivum cultivar Chinese Spring chromosome 3B, IWGSC CS RefSeq v2.1, whole genome shotgun sequence, one region includes:
- the LOC123068363 gene encoding uncharacterized protein: MKPQVQPVCGCAMTSPPQPPPAKNPSPLPPTTISALDQDTLREIFLCLPSLPSLVRAALSCRTFLDAVRSSPAFRRRFRALHPPPLLGHFLTTQDTTIPTFVPLRSRSDPDIAAAVRGADFFLTRLPVLKDDRAVSVPVPPPEDDDEDAVSGSRDEDEDPVPEWSVHDCRDGFVVLYSWSTQQIAVYNPLARTLDLFPQPPGREDCEGDYSEFYILTEKEEDNLPCRVVSVWHGEYGARAMVLSSDTSKSQIFPWADIDGLWPHNGKLVNGCIYWNIGMTDAPVFNTATMQFSLMDNPPHIRGNDILTAGETKDGRLCVVCAPLGH, translated from the coding sequence ATGAAACCCCAAGTGCAACCTGTGTGCGGGTGCGCCATGacctcgccgccgcagccgccgccggcgAAGAACCCCTCACCACTCCCCCCGACGACCATAAGCGCCCTCGACCAAGACACCCTGCGCGAGATCTTCCTCTGCCTCCCCTCTCTCCCGAGCCTCGTCCGCGCCGCCCTCAGCTGCCGCACCTTCCTGGACGCAGTCCGTTCGTCGCCCGCTTTCCGCCGCCGGTTCCGTGCGCTCCACCCACCCCCGCTCCTAGGCCACTTCCTCACCACCCAAGACACCACCATCCCTACTTTCGTGCCTCTCCGCAGCCGCTCAGACCCGGACATCGCGGCGGCCGTCCGCGGCGCTGATTTCTTCCTCACCCGCCTCCCAGTCCTCAAAGACGACCGCGCCGTGTCCGTTCCTGTGcccccaccagaagacgacgacgaggatgccgtCTCTGGCTCTCGAGACGAAGACGAGGATCCCGTCCCTGAGTGGTCAGTCCATGACTGCCGCGACGGATTCGTTGTTCTCTACAGCTGGAGCACTCAGCAGATCGCCGTCTACAACCCGCTCGCGCGGACCCTGGATCTCTTCCCCCAGCCGCCTGGCCGGGAGGACTGCGAGGGCGACTATTCTGAATTCTACATCCTCACCGAAAAAGAAGAAGACAACTTGCCGTGCCGCGTCGTGAGCGTCTGGCACGGTGAATATGGGGCGCGCGCCATGGTCTTATCATCGGACACCAGTAAGTCGCAGATTTTCCCATGGGCAGACATAGACGGGCTCTGGCCTCACAATGGTAAGCTGGTGAATGGCTGTATCTATTGGAATATTGGGATGACTGATGCCCCCGTGTTTAACACTGCTACAATGCAATTCTCTCTGATGGATAATCCGCCGCACATTAGAGGGAATGACATATTGACGGCTGGTGAGACCAAGGATGGAAGACTCTGTGTGGTCTGCGCACCTTTGGGCCACTGA